One window of the Ureibacillus sp. FSL W7-1570 genome contains the following:
- the fusA gene encoding elongation factor G: MKREFSLENTRNIGIMAHIDAGKTTTTERILYYTGKIHKIGETHEGASQMDWMEQEQERGITITSAATTAQWKGHRINIIDTPGHVDFTVEVERSLRVLDGAVTVLDAQSGVEPQTETVWRQATTYGVPRIVFVNKMDKIGADFLYSVSTLRDRLQANAHPVQLPIGAEDQFSAIIDLVEMKAYFYTNDLGTDIQVGEIPEEYQAQAEEYREKLIEAVAELDEELMEKYFAGEEITVEELKAAIRKATIAVEFYPVLCGSAFKNKGVQLMLDAVVDYLPSPVDIPSIKGTTPDGEEVERHTSDDEPFSALAFKVMTDPYVGKLTFFRVYSGILESGSYVLNSTKNKRERIGRLLQMHANHREEISKVFAGDIAAAVGLKDTVTGDTLCDDKNPVILESMEFPEPVISVAIEPKSKADQDKMSTALGKLQEEDPTFRAHTDQETGQTIISGMGELHLDIIVDRLKREFKVEANVGAPQVSYRETFRTTAQVEGKFVRQSGGRGQYGHVWIEFSPNEEGKGFEFENAIVGGVVPREYIPAVEAGLKDAMENGVLAGYPLIDIKAKLFDGSYHDVDSSEMAFKIAASMALKNAAQKCNPVLLEPVMKVEVVVPEEYLGDIMGHVTARRGRVEGMEARGNAQVVRAMVPLAEMFGYATTLRSATQGRGVFSMVFDHYEEVPKSIAEEIIKKNKGE; this comes from the coding sequence ATGAAACGCGAATTCTCCCTAGAGAATACACGTAATATTGGGATTATGGCTCATATTGATGCTGGTAAAACAACAACAACTGAGCGGATCCTTTATTACACTGGTAAGATTCACAAAATTGGTGAAACTCACGAAGGTGCCTCTCAAATGGACTGGATGGAGCAAGAGCAAGAACGTGGTATTACAATCACTTCTGCTGCGACAACAGCTCAGTGGAAAGGCCATCGCATTAACATTATCGACACACCAGGACACGTAGACTTCACTGTGGAAGTTGAACGTTCTTTGCGTGTACTTGACGGTGCGGTAACAGTACTTGATGCTCAATCCGGCGTTGAGCCACAAACTGAAACAGTATGGCGCCAAGCAACAACATACGGCGTTCCACGTATCGTATTTGTTAACAAAATGGATAAAATCGGTGCCGACTTTTTATATTCAGTAAGTACTCTTCGTGATCGCTTGCAAGCGAATGCACACCCAGTTCAATTACCAATCGGTGCAGAAGATCAATTCTCTGCAATTATCGATTTGGTTGAAATGAAAGCTTATTTCTACACAAACGACCTTGGAACTGATATCCAAGTAGGTGAAATTCCAGAAGAATACCAAGCACAAGCTGAAGAATACCGTGAAAAACTCATTGAAGCTGTTGCTGAACTAGACGAAGAATTAATGGAAAAATACTTCGCTGGTGAAGAAATCACTGTTGAAGAGTTGAAAGCGGCTATTCGTAAAGCGACAATCGCAGTAGAATTCTATCCAGTTCTTTGCGGTAGTGCGTTCAAAAACAAAGGTGTTCAATTAATGCTTGATGCAGTAGTTGATTACTTGCCTTCACCAGTAGATATTCCTTCAATTAAAGGTACTACACCTGATGGTGAAGAAGTAGAACGCCATACTAGCGATGATGAGCCATTCTCAGCATTAGCGTTCAAAGTTATGACTGACCCATATGTTGGTAAATTAACATTCTTCCGTGTGTACTCAGGTATATTGGAATCTGGTTCATACGTTCTAAACTCTACAAAAAATAAACGCGAACGTATCGGACGTCTCCTTCAAATGCACGCAAATCACCGTGAAGAAATTTCAAAAGTATTTGCAGGAGATATCGCAGCTGCAGTTGGTTTAAAAGACACAGTAACTGGTGACACGCTTTGCGACGATAAAAATCCTGTTATCTTGGAATCAATGGAATTCCCAGAGCCAGTTATCTCAGTTGCTATTGAACCAAAATCTAAAGCAGACCAAGATAAAATGAGTACAGCGCTTGGTAAACTTCAAGAGGAAGACCCAACATTCCGTGCGCATACAGACCAAGAAACTGGTCAAACAATCATCTCCGGTATGGGTGAGCTTCACCTTGACATCATCGTTGACCGTCTAAAACGCGAATTCAAAGTGGAAGCAAACGTTGGTGCTCCTCAAGTTTCATATCGTGAAACATTCCGTACGACTGCTCAAGTTGAAGGTAAATTCGTTCGCCAATCTGGTGGTCGCGGTCAATACGGTCACGTTTGGATCGAATTCTCTCCAAACGAAGAAGGAAAAGGTTTCGAATTCGAAAACGCTATCGTCGGTGGGGTAGTTCCTCGCGAATATATTCCAGCTGTTGAAGCAGGATTAAAAGACGCTATGGAAAACGGTGTTCTTGCCGGATACCCTCTTATCGACATCAAAGCAAAATTATTCGATGGTTCATACCACGATGTGGACTCCAGTGAAATGGCGTTCAAAATCGCTGCATCTATGGCATTGAAAAATGCAGCTCAAAAATGTAACCCTGTATTACTTGAGCCAGTAATGAAAGTGGAAGTTGTAGTTCCTGAAGAATATCTTGGTGATATCATGGGTCACGTAACTGCCCGTCGCGGTCGCGTTGAAGGTATGGAAGCCCGCGGTAACGCACAAGTGGTTCGTGCGATGGTGCCACTAGCAGAGATGTTCGGATATGCGACTACACTACGTTCCGCAACTCAAGGACGCGGTGTATTCTCAATGGTATTTGACCATTACGAAGAAGTGCCAAAATCCATTGCAGAAGAAATCATCAAAAAAAATAAAGGTGAATAA
- the rpsG gene encoding 30S ribosomal protein S7 gives MPRKGPVPKRDVLPDPLYNSKLVTRLINKIMIDGKKGTAQRILYGAFDIVRERTGKDPLEVFEEALNNVMPVLEVRARRVGGSNYQVPVEVRPDRRITLGLRYLVNYARLRGEKTMEERLANEILDAANNTGAAVKKREDMHKMAEANKAFAHYRW, from the coding sequence ATGCCACGTAAAGGTCCTGTTCCAAAACGCGACGTGTTACCAGATCCACTTTACAATTCAAAATTAGTGACACGTTTAATCAATAAAATCATGATCGATGGTAAAAAAGGTACTGCCCAAAGAATTCTTTACGGTGCGTTTGACATCGTTAGAGAACGTACAGGTAAAGATCCACTGGAAGTGTTCGAAGAAGCATTAAATAACGTAATGCCAGTTCTTGAGGTACGTGCTCGCCGTGTTGGTGGTTCCAACTATCAAGTACCGGTTGAAGTTCGCCCAGACCGTCGTATCACTTTAGGTCTTCGCTATCTAGTGAACTATGCGCGTCTTCGCGGTGAAAAAACAATGGAAGAGCGCTTAGCGAATGAAATTTTGGATGCTGCAAACAATACAGGTGCTGCAGTGAAAAAACGCGAAGATATGCACAAAATGGCAGAAGCAAACAAAGCATTTGCACACTATCGTTGGTAA
- the rpsL gene encoding 30S ribosomal protein S12 yields MPTINQLVRKPRKSKITKSKSPALNKGYNSFKKSLTNVNSPQKRGVCTRVGTMTPKKPNSALRKYARVRLTNQIEVTAYIPGEGHNLQEHSVVLIRGGRVKDLPGVRYHIIRGALDTAGVTDRKQSRSLYGTKKPKEKK; encoded by the coding sequence ATGCCTACAATTAACCAATTAGTGCGCAAACCTCGTAAATCTAAAATTACTAAATCTAAATCACCTGCGTTAAACAAAGGTTACAATAGCTTCAAAAAATCTCTTACTAACGTTAATTCACCACAAAAACGCGGAGTATGTACACGTGTTGGTACAATGACACCGAAAAAACCAAACTCTGCGTTACGTAAATATGCCCGTGTTCGCTTAACAAACCAAATCGAAGTTACAGCTTACATTCCAGGTGAAGGTCATAACCTTCAAGAACACAGCGTTGTATTAATCCGTGGTGGACGTGTAAAAGACTTACCAGGGGTACGTTATCATATCATCCGTGGTGCTCTTGACACTGCAGGTGTAACTGATCGTAAACAATCCCGTTCTCTATACGGTACGAAAAAACCAAAAGAGAAAAAATAA
- a CDS encoding 50S ribosomal protein L7ae-like protein — protein MSYEKVKQATKTIIGTKQAVKAIKAGRAKEIIVAQDAEERVTQPVIALAEEYGIPVDYVQSRKELGKACGIQVGAAVVAIAAD, from the coding sequence ATGTCTTATGAAAAAGTAAAACAGGCAACTAAAACAATCATAGGAACAAAGCAAGCAGTAAAAGCAATAAAGGCTGGCCGAGCCAAAGAGATTATCGTCGCACAAGATGCAGAAGAACGAGTGACTCAACCCGTTATCGCTCTTGCGGAAGAATACGGAATTCCGGTCGATTATGTGCAATCGAGAAAAGAGCTAGGCAAAGCGTGCGGAATCCAAGTTGGAGCTGCCGTTGTTGCAATTGCTGCGGATTAG
- the rpoC gene encoding DNA-directed RNA polymerase subunit beta' → MVDVNEFEFMKIGLASPDKIRSWSYGEVKKPETINYRTLKPEKDGLFCERIFGPTKDWECHCGKYKRVRYKGVVCDRCGVEVTRAKVRRERMGHIELAAPVSHIWYFKGIPSRMGLILDMSPRALEEVIYFASYVVIDPGATTLEKKQLLSEKEYRAYREKFGNSFEAGMGAEAIKKLLEQIDLEEEANKLKEELKTAQGQRRTRAIKRLEVIESFRSSGNRPEWMVLEVLPVIPPELRPMVQLDGGRFATSDLNDLYRRVINRNNRLKRLLDLGAPSIIVQNEKRMLQEAVDALIDNGRRGRPVTGPGNRPLKSLSHMLKGKQGRFRQNLLGKRVDYSGRSVIVVGPNLKMYQCGLPKEMAIELFKPFVMKELVERGLAHNIKSAKRKIERMHNEVWDVLEDVIKEHPVLLNRAPTLHRLGIQAFEPTLVEGRAIRLHPLVCTAYNADFDGDQMAVHVPLSAEAQAEARLLMLAAQNILNPKDGKPVVTPSQDMVLGNYYLTLERKGARGEGSVFSSPDEVLIAYQNGNVHLHSRIAVKAGSLNNKTFTEEQNKKFLITTVGKIIFNEILPESFPYINEPTSYNLEVATPDKYFVDLKIDDEMLKELEASEEYNQLSEKEKIEYQRKAVLKKYIEDQELITPFRKKFLGSIIAEVFKRFHITETSKMLDRLKDLGFKYSTRAGITVSIADILVLPEKKEILDKAQKKVDKVMQQFRRGLITEEERYDRVISSWSEAKDEIQSKLMDSLPKLNPIFMMSDSGARGNASNFTQLAGMRGLMANPAGRIIELPIKSSFREGLSVLEYFISTHGARKGLADTALKTADSGYLTRRLVDVAQDVIIREEDCGTDRGLTIGALMDGTEVIESLEERIIGRYAKKTVRHPETGEVLVERDKLITQDIARKIVEAGIEKVTIRSAFTCNTRHGVCKKCYGINLATGEEVEVGEAVGIIAAQSIGEPGTQLTMRTFHTGGVAGNDITQGLPRIQEIFEARNPKGQAIISEIRGIVTDIEESRDGLREITVVGEIETRKYQAPYNARLKVAVGDEVEPGQVLTDGSIDPKQLLKVKDVATVQEYLLKEVQKVYRMQGVEIGDKHIEVMVRQMLRKVRVIEAGDTELLPGTLLDVHQFTDANREAIMSGKIPATCRPVILGITKASLETESFLSAASFQETTRVLTDAAIKGKRDPLLGLKENVILGKLVPAGTGMQRYRQIKIKEDPVDAQEEMTSVE, encoded by the coding sequence GAAGTAAAAAAACCTGAAACAATTAACTATCGTACATTAAAACCTGAAAAAGACGGTCTTTTCTGCGAACGCATCTTTGGTCCGACAAAAGACTGGGAATGCCACTGTGGAAAATATAAACGCGTTCGTTATAAAGGTGTCGTTTGTGACCGATGCGGTGTAGAAGTAACACGTGCGAAAGTTCGCCGTGAACGCATGGGACACATTGAACTTGCTGCGCCGGTTTCCCACATCTGGTATTTCAAAGGAATTCCAAGCCGTATGGGCCTCATTCTTGACATGTCGCCTAGAGCTTTGGAAGAAGTTATTTATTTTGCATCTTATGTAGTGATCGATCCAGGTGCCACAACACTTGAAAAGAAACAGTTATTGTCTGAAAAAGAATACCGTGCATATCGTGAAAAATTCGGCAACAGCTTTGAAGCCGGAATGGGAGCGGAAGCAATTAAAAAGCTCCTGGAACAAATTGATTTGGAAGAAGAAGCAAATAAATTAAAAGAAGAATTGAAAACCGCTCAAGGCCAACGCCGTACTCGTGCCATCAAACGCCTTGAAGTCATCGAATCTTTCCGCAGTTCCGGAAACAGACCGGAATGGATGGTGTTGGAAGTTCTTCCGGTTATTCCGCCTGAACTTCGGCCAATGGTGCAACTCGATGGTGGACGATTCGCTACATCCGACTTGAACGATTTATATCGCCGTGTGATTAACCGTAACAATCGTCTAAAACGACTACTTGATTTAGGTGCTCCAAGCATCATCGTCCAAAACGAAAAACGTATGTTGCAAGAAGCGGTGGATGCATTGATTGACAACGGACGCAGAGGCCGTCCTGTAACAGGTCCTGGTAACAGACCATTAAAATCTTTATCCCACATGTTAAAAGGGAAACAAGGCCGTTTCCGCCAAAACTTGCTTGGTAAGCGTGTTGACTACTCAGGACGTTCCGTTATTGTCGTAGGTCCAAACTTGAAAATGTATCAATGCGGTCTGCCAAAAGAAATGGCGATCGAATTGTTCAAACCATTTGTTATGAAAGAGCTTGTTGAAAGAGGATTGGCTCACAATATAAAAAGCGCAAAACGCAAAATTGAGCGCATGCACAATGAAGTATGGGATGTATTGGAAGATGTAATCAAAGAACATCCGGTACTTTTAAACCGTGCCCCAACCCTTCACAGATTGGGAATCCAAGCGTTCGAACCAACGTTGGTTGAAGGCCGTGCGATCCGCTTGCATCCACTTGTATGTACAGCTTATAACGCAGACTTCGACGGTGACCAAATGGCCGTACACGTGCCATTATCAGCGGAAGCTCAAGCGGAAGCGCGTCTCTTAATGCTTGCGGCACAAAACATCCTGAATCCAAAAGACGGTAAGCCAGTTGTAACACCATCCCAAGACATGGTATTAGGAAACTACTATCTAACACTTGAACGTAAAGGCGCCCGTGGAGAAGGTTCCGTATTCTCCAGCCCGGATGAAGTGTTGATTGCTTACCAAAACGGAAATGTGCACCTGCACAGCCGGATTGCCGTTAAAGCAGGCTCTCTAAACAACAAAACGTTCACGGAAGAACAAAATAAAAAATTCTTAATCACGACTGTTGGTAAAATCATTTTCAATGAAATTTTGCCAGAATCATTCCCATACATTAACGAACCAACATCTTACAACTTGGAAGTGGCAACACCAGACAAATATTTCGTCGACTTGAAAATTGACGATGAAATGTTGAAAGAACTGGAAGCTTCCGAAGAATACAACCAACTTTCCGAAAAAGAAAAAATCGAATATCAACGGAAAGCGGTATTGAAAAAATATATCGAAGATCAAGAACTCATTACACCTTTCCGTAAAAAATTCTTGGGAAGCATTATCGCGGAAGTGTTCAAACGTTTCCATATCACGGAAACATCCAAAATGCTTGACCGCTTGAAAGACTTAGGATTTAAATATTCAACACGTGCTGGTATTACGGTAAGTATCGCTGATATCCTCGTATTGCCAGAAAAGAAAGAAATCTTGGATAAAGCTCAGAAAAAAGTGGATAAAGTTATGCAACAATTCCGCCGTGGTTTAATCACGGAAGAAGAACGATATGACCGAGTGATTTCAAGTTGGTCTGAAGCGAAAGACGAAATTCAATCTAAATTGATGGACTCCTTGCCAAAATTGAACCCAATCTTCATGATGAGTGACTCCGGTGCCCGTGGTAACGCATCGAACTTTACTCAGCTTGCCGGTATGCGTGGTCTGATGGCCAACCCGGCCGGTCGAATTATCGAACTTCCAATCAAATCTTCCTTCCGTGAAGGTTTGAGCGTATTGGAATACTTCATTTCGACGCACGGTGCCCGTAAAGGTCTTGCCGATACAGCGTTAAAAACAGCGGACTCCGGATATTTGACTCGTCGTCTCGTGGACGTAGCCCAAGACGTAATTATCCGCGAAGAAGATTGCGGTACAGACCGTGGATTAACAATTGGCGCATTAATGGATGGAACAGAAGTCATCGAATCATTGGAAGAACGTATTATTGGACGATACGCGAAGAAAACAGTACGTCATCCTGAAACGGGAGAAGTGCTTGTAGAACGTGACAAACTTATCACACAAGATATCGCTAGAAAAATTGTGGAAGCCGGCATTGAAAAAGTGACAATTCGTTCAGCCTTTACATGCAATACAAGACATGGTGTATGTAAAAAATGCTACGGCATTAACTTGGCGACTGGTGAAGAAGTTGAAGTGGGTGAAGCGGTCGGTATTATTGCAGCCCAATCCATTGGTGAACCAGGTACCCAATTAACGATGCGTACATTCCACACTGGTGGGGTTGCCGGTAACGACATCACGCAAGGTCTTCCACGTATCCAAGAAATCTTTGAAGCCCGCAATCCAAAAGGGCAAGCGATTATTTCTGAAATTCGTGGTATCGTCACAGACATTGAAGAAAGTCGCGATGGTTTAAGAGAAATTACCGTTGTCGGCGAAATTGAAACCCGCAAATATCAAGCGCCGTATAATGCACGCTTGAAAGTAGCGGTTGGAGATGAAGTGGAACCTGGCCAAGTGCTTACAGACGGTTCAATCGATCCAAAACAATTGTTGAAAGTAAAAGACGTGGCCACAGTTCAAGAATATCTGTTAAAAGAAGTTCAAAAAGTATACCGTATGCAAGGGGTGGAAATCGGCGACAAACACATCGAAGTAATGGTTCGCCAAATGCTTCGAAAAGTGCGTGTCATCGAAGCGGGAGATACAGAACTGCTTCCTGGAACGCTTCTTGATGTTCATCAATTTACAGACGCGAACAGAGAAGCGATTATGAGTGGAAAAATTCCTGCAACTTGCCGCCCAGTGATTCTCGGTATTACAAAAGCATCTCTTGAAACAGAATCATTCTTGTCAGCTGCATCCTTCCAAGAAACAACTCGCGTGTTAACGGATGCCGCAATCAAGGGCAAACGGGATCCATTGCTCGGACTCAAGGAAAACGTCATCTTGGGTAAACTTGTCCCAGCAGGTACTGGTATGCAAAGATACCGTCAAATAAAAATCAAAGAAGATCCGGTGGATGCACAGGAAGAAATGACATCCGTCGAATGA